A window of Nocardia arthritidis genomic DNA:
GTTTTGCCATCACACTTGCCGCTACATCACCGCGAACGCATCCCCAGGCACACGGAGGGCCAGGTCCGACGAAATCCGGACCTGGCCCTCGGTGCGGGGTGCGCTCAGCGCATCACGGGACGAGCTCGAACTGATCCCCTGGCGAGACGTAGTCGTACAACGCCCGCGCCCCGTCGGGGGTCATCCGGATGCAGCCGTGCGACTTCTCCTGGATCGGGCCGATATGCGTCGCGATATCGCCGTTGAAGAACACCGCATAGCGCATCTCGGCGTTATGCATTGTGCTCCAGTGGTATTCCTTCTTGGATGCGGCGTGGAAGACGCCGGGCGGCGTCTCGAAGCCCGGCCGCCCGTGCGAGATAGGGGTCGGACCGTAGACCACCTTGCCGTTGTCCATCAACCATGCCTCGTTGCTGGACAGCCGCATACAGACGCGCGCCGCATTCGAGCACGGCGCTGTCGGCGGGACGACGGACCCGACGCCCGGAATATCCGGACCTCCTGGCCACAGCGGCGCGGCCTGTGCGGACGCCGCCACGAGCACCCCGG
This region includes:
- a CDS encoding L,D-transpeptidase; translation: MSNNRLLNWSARCAVLVGVASAGVLVAASAQAAPLWPGGPDIPGVGSVVPPTAPCSNAARVCMRLSSNEAWLMDNGKVVYGPTPISHGRPGFETPPGVFHAASKKEYHWSTMHNAEMRYAVFFNGDIATHIGPIQEKSHGCIRMTPDGARALYDYVSPGDQFELVP